One genomic segment of bacterium includes these proteins:
- a CDS encoding UvrB/UvrC motif-containing protein encodes MFCQICREQRATVHYTEILNNEAVELHLCEDCARQKEIIDQSGNFSMADLVKGFAGFVETEEGKENLKCDNCGLLFSDFRKTGRFGCSRCYKAFQTELEPLIKRIHGSTKHVGSVVPPKHAKEVQTLSKIEKLKMEMEGAIQQEAFERAAEIRDQIRKLEKGIKE; translated from the coding sequence ATGTTCTGTCAGATTTGCAGGGAACAGAGGGCAACGGTTCATTATACGGAGATACTCAATAATGAAGCAGTAGAGCTGCATCTGTGTGAGGATTGTGCCAGGCAGAAAGAGATAATAGATCAATCCGGGAATTTTTCCATGGCAGATTTGGTTAAAGGGTTTGCAGGTTTTGTAGAAACAGAAGAAGGAAAGGAAAATCTAAAGTGTGATAATTGCGGTCTTCTATTTTCAGATTTTAGAAAGACAGGGCGTTTTGGCTGCAGCAGATGCTATAAAGCGTTTCAAACTGAACTGGAACCGCTAATAAAGAGGATTCATGGAAGCACAAAACATGTTGGCAGTGTTGTACCGCCTAAGCATGCTAAGGAAGTTCAGACTTTATCAAAGATCGAAAAGCTGAAGATGGAAATGGAGGGGGCTATCCAGCAAGAAGCGTTTGAGAGGGCGGCAGAGATTAGAGATCAGATAAGAAAGCTGGAAAAAGGAATTAAGGAATGA
- a CDS encoding nucleotidyltransferase has protein sequence MIQKNLLNILDKILKIALKAHVSVMFMGGIAVSVWGEPRTTYDIDAVIGISSSESGKFLLEASKQSFTYDKRNPVKTIQKSAFITLASSVKNRRIYVDLFLASGEYQRTALSRRKEIKLSGRKIPIISAEDLVLYKLLAGRGKDIDDIREILISQKGKLDMKYMKKWANKLGIMTFLNDELDSTKSLGKNQEKS, from the coding sequence ATGATTCAGAAAAACCTTCTTAACATATTAGATAAAATATTGAAAATAGCCTTGAAGGCACACGTTTCGGTAATGTTTATGGGAGGCATAGCTGTTAGCGTATGGGGAGAACCGCGAACCACATATGATATAGATGCAGTTATAGGAATTTCCAGCTCTGAGAGTGGTAAGTTTCTTTTGGAAGCAAGCAAGCAAAGCTTCACTTATGATAAAAGAAACCCTGTGAAGACAATACAGAAATCAGCTTTTATTACTCTTGCATCTTCAGTAAAGAATCGTAGAATTTATGTAGATCTTTTTCTGGCTTCAGGGGAATATCAGAGAACAGCTTTATCTCGTCGGAAGGAGATTAAGCTCTCTGGCAGGAAAATACCTATTATTTCAGCAGAGGATTTAGTCCTTTACAAGTTATTAGCAGGACGGGGCAAAGATATAGACGACATAAGAGAAATTCTTATCTCTCAAAAAGGAAAGCTGGATATGAAGTATATGAAAAAGTGGGCTAATAAGCTCGGAATAATGACTTTCTTAAATGATGAACTAGATTCGACAAAGTCTTTGGGAAAAAATCAGGAGAAGAGTTAG
- the panC gene encoding pantoate--beta-alanine ligase, producing MKIVKTVQDMQQLSKGVKIHNKSIGLVPTMGYLHNGHLSLIHSARRDCDIVVMSIFVNPMQFAPGEDFKKYPRDFDTDRKLAERAGVDVIFYPDTKHIYAKGFSTVISVENMDKIWEGKTRPAHFRGVCTIVGKLFNIVDPDIAYFGQKDAQQVAIIKRMVKDLNFNVSIVVLPTVREKDGLAMSSRNKYLSSKERKAALVLYRSLQGAEGMIKNGEKKSDNVLECMMSVVKKERLAHLDYVGIVNSEDFSLVSEISKTNLIIIACRIGETRLIDNFLLI from the coding sequence ATGAAGATTGTTAAGACTGTTCAGGACATGCAGCAATTATCCAAGGGAGTAAAAATCCATAATAAAAGCATTGGTCTTGTTCCAACAATGGGGTATCTTCACAATGGGCATTTGAGTCTTATACATAGCGCAAGAAGGGATTGTGATATTGTAGTTATGAGTATATTTGTGAATCCAATGCAGTTTGCCCCAGGAGAAGATTTCAAAAAATACCCGAGAGATTTTGATACGGACAGGAAACTAGCAGAAAGGGCAGGAGTGGATGTTATTTTTTATCCAGATACGAAGCATATCTATGCTAAAGGTTTTTCCACCGTTATTAGTGTTGAAAATATGGATAAAATCTGGGAAGGGAAAACAAGACCTGCGCATTTTAGAGGAGTATGCACTATTGTTGGGAAACTTTTCAACATTGTAGACCCTGACATTGCTTATTTTGGCCAAAAAGATGCTCAGCAAGTCGCAATTATTAAAAGAATGGTAAAAGACCTGAATTTTAACGTGAGTATTGTTGTTCTGCCCACTGTTAGAGAAAAGGATGGTTTGGCAATGAGTTCAAGGAACAAATATTTGTCTTCTAAGGAAAGAAAGGCAGCACTGGTATTATACAGATCTTTACAGGGAGCAGAGGGAATGATAAAGAACGGAGAAAAGAAATCTGATAATGTGTTAGAATGCATGATGAGTGTGGTAAAAAAAGAGAGATTGGCGCACTTGGATTATGTGGGCATAGTCAATTCTGAAGATTTTTCACTTGTTTCCGAGATTTCAAAAACTAATTTAATTATAATCGCTTGTCGTATAGGCGAAACACGACTTATAGACAATTTTTTGTTGATATGA
- the folK gene encoding 2-amino-4-hydroxy-6-hydroxymethyldihydropteridine diphosphokinase translates to MCVYLSLGSNMGNRKANIQEAIRLLSQSQQIEVKKCSSFYKTSPVGIEKQPWFLNCAVEVETDIEPKNLLKIIKDIELSIGREHSFVWGPREIDIDIIFFKDIVLNEQVLKIPHPQAHKRVFVLAPLAEIIGNFIHPVLGKSVKQLLDEITEEQIVRKIG, encoded by the coding sequence ATGTGTGTATATTTAAGCCTTGGTTCAAATATGGGAAATCGCAAGGCAAATATTCAGGAAGCTATTCGCCTGTTGTCTCAAAGCCAGCAGATTGAGGTCAAGAAGTGTTCTTCATTTTATAAAACAAGTCCCGTTGGCATAGAGAAACAGCCGTGGTTTTTGAATTGCGCAGTTGAAGTTGAGACAGATATTGAGCCTAAAAACTTATTGAAGATCATTAAAGATATTGAGCTTTCTATAGGAAGAGAGCATTCCTTTGTTTGGGGTCCTCGGGAAATAGATATAGATATAATTTTTTTTAAGGACATTGTTTTGAATGAACAGGTTTTGAAAATTCCTCATCCTCAAGCGCATAAAAGAGTATTTGTGCTGGCTCCTTTAGCTGAGATTATCGGGAATTTTATACATCCTGTTCTTGGAAAGTCTGTGAAACAGTTGCTGGATGAGATAACAGAAGAACAGATTGTTAGGAAAATAGGGTAA
- a CDS encoding deoxynucleoside kinase, with product MLEGKYIVVEGTIGVGKTSLARELSKEINGKLVLERSEENPFLEKFYGNAEEYAFQTQIFFLLSRYSQQQKILQRELFKRAVVCDYLFAKDRIFAYLNLNEDELVLYNHLEPLLAKRIPAPDLVIYLQASTSVLIQRIKNRGKQSEIGISQTYIEDLNKAYNHFFFLYKDSPLLFVDTDRIDFVNSKIDLSDLIKTIKDMRGGTQYYKPVSSDIFTKM from the coding sequence ATGTTAGAAGGAAAGTATATTGTTGTTGAAGGCACTATTGGTGTAGGGAAGACTTCTCTTGCTAGAGAGCTGTCAAAAGAGATTAATGGGAAACTGGTTCTTGAGAGAAGTGAAGAAAATCCATTTCTGGAGAAATTTTATGGTAATGCAGAAGAATATGCCTTTCAAACTCAGATTTTCTTTCTTCTCTCAAGATATAGCCAGCAGCAAAAAATATTGCAACGAGAACTTTTCAAAAGGGCTGTTGTGTGTGATTATTTATTCGCGAAGGATAGAATATTTGCGTATCTTAATCTTAATGAGGATGAATTGGTATTGTATAATCATCTTGAACCTCTGCTGGCTAAGAGGATTCCTGCGCCTGATTTAGTGATATACCTTCAAGCATCTACCTCAGTTTTAATTCAACGCATAAAAAACAGAGGAAAGCAATCCGAAATTGGAATTTCCCAGACATATATAGAAGATCTTAATAAGGCATATAACCATTTCTTTTTTCTATATAAAGACAGCCCGTTGCTTTTTGTGGATACAGACCGGATAGATTTTGTTAATAGTAAGATAGACCTTAGCGATTTAATTAAAACGATAAAGGACATGCGAGGAGGCACTCAATACTATAAACCTGTTTCCTCAGATATATTTACAAAAATGTAA
- the ilvE gene encoding branched-chain-amino-acid transaminase, with translation MQVYIDGKFFPTSKANISVYDHGFLYGDGVFEGIRIYNGNIFMLDEHINRLYDSAKAIRLKIPLSKTELGKAVMQANKVNGLKSGYIRLIITRGVGDLGIDPKTCLKSSIVIIVNKIALYPIELYRKGMEIITASTQRTPVSALNPQIKSMNYLNNILAKIEAVNAGANEALMLNSSGNVVECSGDNIFIYRNDTLVTPPTSIGALDGITRRIVIKLAEQEGLRVKELIFSRYEVYTSDECFLSGTAAELIPVVKVDGREIGNGKPGKITALLINKFKKFIGEK, from the coding sequence ATGCAAGTTTATATTGATGGAAAATTCTTTCCAACGTCAAAGGCCAATATTTCTGTATATGATCATGGATTTTTGTATGGAGACGGAGTTTTTGAGGGGATCAGGATCTATAATGGCAATATCTTTATGCTGGATGAACATATAAACAGGCTTTATGATTCTGCAAAGGCAATTAGATTAAAAATACCATTATCAAAGACAGAATTGGGGAAGGCTGTTATGCAAGCTAATAAAGTTAACGGATTAAAGAGTGGGTACATAAGGCTGATAATAACAAGAGGCGTAGGGGATCTGGGTATTGACCCAAAAACGTGTCTTAAGTCATCGATTGTTATCATTGTTAACAAAATAGCTCTTTATCCAATAGAACTTTATAGGAAAGGAATGGAAATCATAACTGCATCTACGCAAAGAACACCTGTCAGCGCTCTGAATCCTCAGATAAAATCCATGAATTATCTGAATAATATTCTTGCCAAGATTGAAGCGGTAAATGCTGGTGCTAACGAAGCGCTAATGCTGAATTCCTCTGGCAATGTTGTTGAATGCAGCGGGGATAATATATTCATATATAGAAATGATACTCTTGTCACTCCGCCTACATCCATTGGCGCATTAGACGGAATTACAAGGAGGATAGTTATAAAGCTTGCTGAACAAGAAGGATTGAGGGTTAAAGAACTTATTTTTTCAAGATATGAAGTATATACTTCTGATGAATGCTTCTTGAGCGGAACGGCAGCTGAGCTTATTCCTGTGGTAAAAGTTGATGGAAGGGAGATAGGAAACGGAAAGCCTGGAAAAATCACAGCGCTTCTAATAAACAAGTTCAAGAAATTTATTGGAGAGAAGTAA
- the panB gene encoding 3-methyl-2-oxobutanoate hydroxymethyltransferase encodes MKKTATVIQDMKGVKRIVALTSYNYWMTTIINQVDIDLILVGDSLSSIILGYKDTIPVTMDEMIHHTKAVSRANPDSLLVADMPFMSYQADQKQAVENAGRFIKEAGAEAVKLEGGKQIKDAVYRIVQAGIPVLGHIGLTPQSIHQIGGYRVQGRAPEKAKRLIEDALLLEKTGVFAIVLECVPYTLARDITKKLHIPTIGIGAGPYCDGQILVTHDMLGLKTGHVPKFVKQYANLAEQIAKAIEGYKKDVTAGKFPDKEHSYK; translated from the coding sequence ATGAAGAAAACGGCTACGGTGATTCAAGACATGAAAGGAGTAAAAAGAATTGTTGCGCTTACTTCTTACAATTATTGGATGACAACAATTATTAATCAGGTAGATATTGATTTGATTCTTGTTGGTGATTCACTTTCATCTATAATTCTCGGATACAAGGATACTATACCTGTAACAATGGATGAAATGATACATCATACCAAAGCCGTATCAAGAGCTAATCCGGATTCGTTACTTGTTGCAGATATGCCATTTATGTCGTATCAGGCAGATCAGAAGCAAGCTGTTGAAAATGCTGGTAGATTTATAAAAGAAGCAGGTGCTGAGGCCGTTAAACTGGAAGGAGGGAAGCAGATAAAAGATGCTGTATATAGGATTGTTCAAGCAGGGATTCCAGTGTTGGGTCATATAGGTCTGACCCCTCAATCAATTCATCAGATTGGAGGATACAGGGTTCAAGGAAGGGCCCCCGAAAAAGCTAAAAGACTCATTGAAGATGCTTTGCTGCTTGAGAAAACAGGGGTTTTTGCCATTGTCCTTGAATGTGTTCCGTATACACTCGCAAGGGATATAACAAAGAAACTTCATATTCCAACTATTGGGATTGGAGCAGGGCCATACTGTGACGGACAGATATTGGTGACACATGATATGCTGGGCTTAAAAACAGGACATGTTCCGAAATTCGTTAAACAGTATGCTAATTTGGCAGAACAGATCGCAAAAGCAATTGAAGGCTATAAAAAAGATGTAACTGCAGGAAAGTTCCCGGATAAAGAGCATAGTTACAAATGA